The genomic region CCTGACGGAACTGAGCCTGATCGACTGCCGTGTCACCCTTACCGAGGACACCGCGAATGCATTGCGCAACATGATCAATCTCAATCGACTCAACTTGAGAAACAACATGCTGGGCCGAGTCCCCGACCTCAGTCAGATGACCGCACTGGCCAGACTGGATCTGAACAACACGGGACTGACAGACATACCGCCGGGTTTATTCAGTAGCGCGCGCCTTGATAATGCCAACCTGGGCAACAACGGCATCAGCGAATTGCCCATCGAAATCATGGACGCCGACACTACCGATTTCGACTTCAACGGCAATCCGCTATCCCCGACCAGTCAGCAAACCCTCAATGTTTACCACAGCAGAAGGGCTGCGCGATTGGCGCTGACGCGAAGAACCCGACAGGAATTCGACGCGTTCGAAGACGACTCGTTTTCCAGTGGCGCCGAAGCCAGGCCGTACATCGACTCTTCCGGAAGCTCCGCTGACCTGGTCGTCGACTAAGGGTTAGCCGCGCTCAGGCGGCACCGACGACAATTCGAACGGGCTGCTGCTGCGCCGCTGGTTGCGATCTTCCCGCGGCGTGGCACCGAAGAAATTGCGGTAGGCGCTGGAGAAATGCGGCCCCGAAGAGAAGCCACAAGACAGGCCGATCTGGATGATCGACTTGCTGGTCTGCATCAACATCTGCCGGGCCTTGTTCAGGCGCAGTTCCAGGTAGTACTGGCTCGGCACACGGTTGAGGTATTGCTTGAAGATCCGTTCCAACTGACGACGGGATACGCACACGTGCTGGGCGATTTCGTCGGTGGTCAGCGGTTCTTCGATATTGGCTTCCATCAGCAACACCGCCTGGGTGAGCTTCGGATGACTGGAACCGAGACGGTTCTGCAACGGGATGCGCTGACGCTCGCCGCCCTCGCGGATGCGCTCAACGACCAGCTCTTCCGAGACCGCGCCGGCCAGTTCTGCACCGTGATCACGAGCCAGCACCGCCAGCAACAGATCGAGCACGGACATGCCGCCACACGCGGTCAGGCGATCGCGATCCCAGTCGAACAGATGGCTGGTGGCGATGACTTTCGGGAAACGCTCGGCGAAATCGTCCTGCCAGCGCCAGTGCACGGCGGCGCGATAACCGTCGAGCAAACCGAGTTGCGCCAAGGGATAAACGCCAGCGGACAGACCGCCGATGACTGTACCTGCGCGTACCAATTGCTTGAGCGCACTGCTGAGTGCCGGGGCCAACGTGGTCGGTGGCTCGTCAGCGAGCAGGAACAGTTTCTGGAAATTTTCGAGCTTGCCCGCCCATGCCTCGCCGGGCAATTGCCAGGCGCCTTCGGCCGGAGGTTCTGCTTGCAGGAACGACAGTTCGTAAACCACGTCCGGGTGTACCCGCTGAGCAACACGCAAGGCTTCCTCCGCCAGCGCCAGCGTCAACGCTTTAGTGCTGGGCCAAATCAGGAAACCAATTCGATGGGCAGTCATGGGCGGGCGATCCGAAACGAAGAACAGTGATGAAGGCATGGGCCAATGCTAGCCCGTAAATGAACACAAATCTTGAAACCAACCGAGATCCAGGCAGGGATCCAACTGTGGGAGCGAGCCTGCTCGCGAAAGCGGTGGATCAGTCGACATCTATGTCGGATGTCACACCGCATTCGCGAGCAGGCTCGCTCCCACAGAGATCGCAGGCCGGCCTTCTGGCTGCGAAGCATGCACTATCACGGTGCACAACGGCAGCTCTGATTTATTTCAAACTGCCCGAGAGGAATTGTTGCAAACGTTCCGATTGCGGATTAACCAGCACTTCACGCGGGTTGCCGCTTTCTTCCACCACACCTTTGTGCAGGAACACCAACTGGTTCGACACTTCACGGGCAAAGCCCATTTCGTGGGTTACCACAACCATGGTGCGACCTTCCTGAGCCAGCGCTTGCATGACTTTCAGCACGTCGCCCACCAGTTCCGGGTCGAGGGCTGAGGTCGGTTCGTCGAACAGCATCACCTCTGGCTCCATCGCCAGTGCACGAGCGATTGCCACGCGCTGCTGCTCGCCACCGGACATGTGCCCCGGGAAGGCGTCTTTACGATGGGCCACGCCGACCTTGTTCAGGTAGTACTCGGCTTTTTCGCGCGCTTCGTACTTGGGTACGCCGAGCACGTGAACCGGCGCTTCCATGATGTTTTCAATCGCGGTCATGTGCGACCACAGGTTGAAATGCTGGAACACCATCGACAGGCGCGAACGCATGCGTTGCAGCTGCTTCGGATCAGCGGCTTTCAGCGCGCCGTCCTTGTTCGCCACCAGTTTCAGCTCTTCGTTATTGAGCAGAATCTTGCCCGCGTGCGGCTGCTCGAGCAGGTTGATGCAGCGCAGGAAAGTACTTTTGCCGGAGCCACTGGAGCCGATGATGCTGATCACATCGCCGGCTGCCGCTTTCAGGGACACGCCCTTGAGCACTTCGTGACTGCCATAGCGTTTATGCAGGTCTTGGACTTCAAGTTTGTACATGCGGTCGGTTCTCACAAAAACAGTCAGTCAGTCGTTGAGCAAGCGCCCGTGACGCAGCGCTTCGCGCCCCGCCACCTTGGCCAGCCAGAAACCGGGTTGGGCATAACGCAGCCGTTCAATGGCAAACAGCACCCCGGAGGTACCAGCACACACCGTGCTGAGCCGATCGGACAGAGGATCAATCACTTCAAAAATCTCATCGCCCGCCTCGACCCATTCGCCGGGCTTGCGCAGAAAACTCACCACGCCCGGATGCGGCGCGAACAGCAACTCGGTGCCTTCGAACGGCATGCCTTCACACGCTTCGTGCGCCGGGTTCGGCCACTCGCCGGTAATCAAACCTTGCTCGGCGAGGAACGCGAGAATGCCTTCAGCATAGGCCTCGGCTTCGGCGCGACCAGTGTCGGCCTGACCGCCCAGCTCAATGGTGGTCGCCAGACACGCCAGCGGAATCTGCGCATCGGGGAACTGCCGCGACAGACGCAGCCACGGCAACGAGCAGGCTTCATCGAACGAGCTGCCGCCGGAATCTTCCGCGAGCAATCCGACCTTCACATTCAGATGCGCAGCCAGCGAACGCCACTGCGGCCAGTGCTGCGGCAACGCATACATGTGCAGCGCGGCTTCGGCATCGCAGTGCAAGTCCAGCACCACATCAGCGGTGCAAGCATGGCTGAGCAACACACGTTGCATGCCTTGCAACTGGCTGCTCGCCTCCGGCAATGCCGTCAGATGATCGGCCATGGCCTGACGGATCAGACGCACATTAGCGTGCGGATCATCTCCGAGACGGTCGGCCAAAGCGGCGGCAACCGGCGCGCTCAGCTCAACAAAATCACGGTTGAAGTTCTTGCCGCTACCGGCCTCGAAACGGCCCTGGTGATTGCCTTGCAGCAACTGCCCAAGACCCAACGGGTTGGCGACCGGCACCAGCTCGATGACACCGTTGAGCAAGCCTTTGGCTTCGAGTTCGCCGAGGCGCTTTTTCAGCTCCCAGGCGGTGCGCATGCCCGGCAATTCGTCAGCGTGCAGGCTGGCCTGAATGTAGGCCTTGCGCTCGCCATGCCCGAAGCGGAACACCGAAATCTTGCGCTCGCTGCCCAGATGGCTCCACGGCAATACGTGGTCAATGCGTTGCATATCAGTGCTTCCGCGGGGCCAGGTAGCTCAACCAGCGACGCTCAGCCAGTTTGAACAGCTTGACCAGAATGAACGTCAGGCACAGGTAGAACACGCCGGCGGTGATGTACGCCTCGAACGGCAGATAGAACTGCGCGTTGACCGTGCGCGCCGCACCGGTGATATCGATCAAGGTGACGATGGAGGCCAGACTGGTGGTCTGCAGCATCATGATCACTTCGTTGCTGTACTGCGGCAGCGCCCGGCGCAGGGCCGATGGCAGCAGGATGCGTTTGTACAGTTTGAAGCGCGACATGCCCATGGCTTTCGCCGCTTCGATCTCACCGTTCGGCGTGGCCTTGAGGCTGCCGGCAATGATCTCAGCGGTGTAGGCGCTGGTGTTGACGGCGAAGGCCAGGCACGCGCAGAACGTTGCGCTGGACAGCCACGGCCACAGGAAGCTTTCGCGGACCGCTTCGAACTGCGCCAGACCGTAGTAGATCAGGAACAGTTGCACCAGCATCGGCGTGCCACGGATCACGTAGGTGTAAAGCCACGCGGCGCCGTTGACGACCGGGTTCTTCGAGACGCGCATCAGCCCCAGCGGCAGGGCCGCGAGCAGACCGAAAAACAGCGACAGCGCGAGCAGTTTGAGGGTGGTCAGCAGGCCGCCGAGGTACAGCGGCATGGCCTCCCAAATGACGTTGTAGTCGAAGATCATAGATCAGCCGCCCTTACGCCTACCGAGTAGCGCTTCTCAAGTTGACGCAGGATCAGCAACGAAACACTGGTGATCACCAGGTACATCGCCGCCACTGCGAGGAAGAAGGTGAAAGGCTCACGAGTGGCATCCGCCGCCTGCTTGGCCTTGAACATCATGTCTTGCAGACCGACCACGGAAATCAGCGCGGTCGCCTTGGTCAGTACCAGCCAGTTGTTGGTGAAGCCCGGAATCGCCAGGCGAATCATCTGCGGCACCATCACCCGGAAGAACACCTGAAAACTGCTCATGCCGTACGCCATGCCGGCTTCGGCCTGACCTTTGGGAATGGCCATGAACGCGCCACGGAAAGTTTCCGACAGGTACGCACCGAAGATGAAACCGAGGGTGCCGATACCGGCGGCCAGCGGGTTCAGATCGATGTAGTCGTCATAGCCGAGCATCGGTGCGACGCGGTTGAGCAAATCCTGGCCGCCGTAGAAGATCAGCAGGATCAGCACCAGATCGGGAATCCCGCGGATCACCGTGGAATACAGATCGCCCAGCCAGGCCAGCCAGCGCACCGGCGACAGGCGCAACGCGACACCGATCAGCCCGAGAACGATGGCCAGAGCCATGGACGACAAGGCGAGCTGAAGCGTCAGCCATGCGCCATCGAGGATGACAGCCCCGTAGCCTTTCAACATGATTCAGGTCCTCGAAAGTTGGGATGAAAAAATGGCGCAAACCGCAGAGATCCTGTTGCTTGCGCCATTTCGGACTTGTCGCAGAGACGTCTTACTTGCCGTAGATATCGAAGGCGAAGTACTTGTCCTGGATTGCTTTGTATTTGCCGTTTTCGCGGATGGCCGCGATGGCCGCGTTGATCTTGTCTTTCAGGGCGTCGCCCTTGCGCACTGCGATGCCTACGCCGTCGCCGAAGTATTTGACGTCGGTGAACTGTGGACCGACGAAAGCGAAGCCTTTGCCGGAATCGGTGTTGAGGAAGCCATCTTGCAGCAGGGTGGCGTCAGCCACGGTGCCGTCGAGGCGACCGGCGGCCACGTCGAGGTAGATTTCGTTCTGCGAGCCGTACGGCTTGATCTCGGCACCCAGTGGCGCGAGGACTTCGCGGGCGAAACGCTCGTGGATCGAGCCACGTTGCACGCCGATGTTCTTGCCTTTGAGCTCAGACAGGTTGTCGCTGACAACGGCGCCTTGCTTCATGACCAGACGTGCCGGGGTGTTGTAGTACTTGTTGGTGAAGTCGACCGACTTCTTGCGATCTTCAGTGATCGACATCGACGACAGGATCGCGTCGATCTTGCGCACTTTCAGTGCCGGGATCAGACCGTCGAACTCTTGCTCAACCCATACACACTTGACCTGCATCTGCTCGCACAGAGCGTTGCCGATGTCGTAGTCGAAACCGACGATGCTGCCATCCGGTGCTTTCGAGGCGAACGGAGGATAAGCCGCTTCGATACCGATCTTCAGAGGTTTTTCGTCAGCGAAGGCGTTCATCGACAGCACGGACAGTGCCAGGGCGCCAAGCAGCACAAGTTTCTTCATCTCGGGACTCCATCGGTAAAGGGCAAAAACGGCAGAGTGAGCGACAGCCCAATATGCGAATGGGTGAATCGGGAAATCGGTTGCTGCATCGGTGGGAAATTTCCGATTGAAACCGTCAGAGATTTCAACCTCGGCCACGATGAGCGAGTGATCGGCATTCTAACGACAGGCCCGAAGCCGATATTTCTTCAATGCGACAACTAATTACAGATGCACAGAGAAAGCGACTTTGGCACATTGACAGCCCTGCAATTTCATGCAGGAGCGAAAGACAGTGAACCGATCCATGTTGCAAATTGCGGGCCTATTATTCGCAAACCCTTCTAATCCGGCAAGCGCAGCGTTGTGTCTTATTTTTCACTGGGGCTTTTAAGGCTCTAAAACGGGGCGAAGCGTTTCCCTTTGCCCCGTCGCGAGGCGGGCGGTTACACATTCGGTTACGTGAAAGGCAGCGGGTAACAGCGGGAAATGTCTTACGGGGGAGATCGATAATTATTGGTTGGGTGGGTTTGTGTTCCGACAGCGGACTATCCCGGCGTCTGACAAATTGCCTTCGCGAGCAGGCTCGCTCCCACAGGAATCTGCATTTTGTCTGAAGGTACTCGGTCAAACTGTGGGAGCGAGCCTGCTCGCGAAGAGGCCAGCCCAGTCACCACAAAACCTCCAGACACAAAAAAGCCCCGCCCGGCAAAACCGGACAGGGCTTCCATGCTTCTAACGCTTAAGCAACATTCATGGTCTTGTGCGTATCAATCAAATGCTGCACCACACCCGGATCCGCCAGGGTCGAGATATCCCCCAACCCGTCATATTCCGCCGTGGCAATCTTGCGCAGAATCCGGCGCATGATCTTGCCCGAACGGGTCTTCGGCAACCCCGGCGCCCACTGGATCACGTCCGGCGAAGCAATCGGCCCGATCTCCTTGCGCACCCAGTTCTTCAGCTCCAGACGCAACTGCTCGGTCGGCTCCTCGCCATTCTTCAACGTGACATAGACATAAATGCCCTGCCCCTTGATGTCATGCGGCACACCCACCACCGCCGCCTCGGCGACTTTCGGATGCGCAACCATCGCGCTCTCGATCTCGGCCGTGCCCATACGGTGGCCCGACACGTTGAGCACGTCATCGACACGCCCGGTGATCCAGTAGTAACCATCGGCATCACGGCGCGCGCCGTCACCGGTGAAATACATGCCACGGAAGGTCTTGAAGTAGGTATCAACGAAACGATCGTGATCGCCGTACAGCGTGCGCGCCTGACCTGGCCACGAATCGAGAATCACCAGATTGCCTTCAGCCTCGCCCTCGATAATGTTGCCAAGGTTGTCGACCAGCGCCGGCACCACACCAAAGAACGGCCGCGCCGCCGAACCCGGCTTCAGCGCGTGCGCACCCGGCAACGGGCTCATCATGTTGCCGCCGGTTTCGGTCTGCCACCAGGTATCAACGATCGGGCAACGCGACTTGCCGACATTCTTGTAGTACCAGTCCCAGGCTTCCGGGTTGATCGGCTCACCGACCGACCCGAGCAGACGCAAGCTGCTGCCATCGGCGCCTTCAACAGCGGCTTGACCCGACGCCATCATCGCGCGAATCGCGGTCGGCGCGGTGTAGAGGATGTTGACCTTGTGCTTGTCGACAATCTTCGCCACCCGGGTGATGTCCGGGTAGTTCGGCACGCCTTCGAACAGCAGCGTGGTCGCGCCATTGGCCAGCGGGCCGTAGACGATGTAGCTGTGGCCGGTGACCCAGCCGACGTCGGCGGTGCACCAGTAGACTTCGCCCGGACGGTAATCGAACACGCGCTCGTGGGTCATCGCCGCGTACAGCAGATAACCGCCAGTGGTGTGTTGCACGCCCTTCGGCTTGCCGGTCGAACCGGAGGTATAGAGGATGAACAGCGCTTCTTCGGCGCCCATCTCTTTCGGCGCACAAACGGTGCCCGCCACTTTCATCAGGTCTTCGTACCAGATGTCGCGATGCTGGTTCCACTTG from Pseudomonas tensinigenes harbors:
- a CDS encoding ABC transporter ATP-binding protein, whose product is MYKLEVQDLHKRYGSHEVLKGVSLKAAAGDVISIIGSSGSGKSTFLRCINLLEQPHAGKILLNNEELKLVANKDGALKAADPKQLQRMRSRLSMVFQHFNLWSHMTAIENIMEAPVHVLGVPKYEAREKAEYYLNKVGVAHRKDAFPGHMSGGEQQRVAIARALAMEPEVMLFDEPTSALDPELVGDVLKVMQALAQEGRTMVVVTHEMGFAREVSNQLVFLHKGVVEESGNPREVLVNPQSERLQQFLSGSLK
- the argR gene encoding transcriptional regulator ArgR translates to MTAHRIGFLIWPSTKALTLALAEEALRVAQRVHPDVVYELSFLQAEPPAEGAWQLPGEAWAGKLENFQKLFLLADEPPTTLAPALSSALKQLVRAGTVIGGLSAGVYPLAQLGLLDGYRAAVHWRWQDDFAERFPKVIATSHLFDWDRDRLTACGGMSVLDLLLAVLARDHGAELAGAVSEELVVERIREGGERQRIPLQNRLGSSHPKLTQAVLLMEANIEEPLTTDEIAQHVCVSRRQLERIFKQYLNRVPSQYYLELRLNKARQMLMQTSKSIIQIGLSCGFSSGPHFSSAYRNFFGATPREDRNQRRSSSPFELSSVPPERG
- the acs gene encoding acetate--CoA ligase gives rise to the protein MSAASLYPVRPEVLANTLTDEATYKAMYQQSVVNPDGFWREQAKRLDWIKPFTTVKQTSFDDHHVDIKWFADGTLNVSYNCLDRHLAERGDQVAIIWEGDDPSESRNITYRELHEQVCKLANALRGQDVHRGDVVTIYMPMIPEAVVAMLACTRIGAIHSVVFGGFSPEALAGRIIDCKSKVVITADEGIRAGKKISLKANVDDALTNPETSSIQKVIVCKRTGGDIKWNQHRDIWYEDLMKVAGTVCAPKEMGAEEALFILYTSGSTGKPKGVQHTTGGYLLYAAMTHERVFDYRPGEVYWCTADVGWVTGHSYIVYGPLANGATTLLFEGVPNYPDITRVAKIVDKHKVNILYTAPTAIRAMMASGQAAVEGADGSSLRLLGSVGEPINPEAWDWYYKNVGKSRCPIVDTWWQTETGGNMMSPLPGAHALKPGSAARPFFGVVPALVDNLGNIIEGEAEGNLVILDSWPGQARTLYGDHDRFVDTYFKTFRGMYFTGDGARRDADGYYWITGRVDDVLNVSGHRMGTAEIESAMVAHPKVAEAAVVGVPHDIKGQGIYVYVTLKNGEEPTEQLRLELKNWVRKEIGPIASPDVIQWAPGLPKTRSGKIMRRILRKIATAEYDGLGDISTLADPGVVQHLIDTHKTMNVA
- a CDS encoding M14 family metallopeptidase; translation: MQRIDHVLPWSHLGSERKISVFRFGHGERKAYIQASLHADELPGMRTAWELKKRLGELEAKGLLNGVIELVPVANPLGLGQLLQGNHQGRFEAGSGKNFNRDFVELSAPVAAALADRLGDDPHANVRLIRQAMADHLTALPEASSQLQGMQRVLLSHACTADVVLDLHCDAEAALHMYALPQHWPQWRSLAAHLNVKVGLLAEDSGGSSFDEACSLPWLRLSRQFPDAQIPLACLATTIELGGQADTGRAEAEAYAEGILAFLAEQGLITGEWPNPAHEACEGMPFEGTELLFAPHPGVVSFLRKPGEWVEAGDEIFEVIDPLSDRLSTVCAGTSGVLFAIERLRYAQPGFWLAKVAGREALRHGRLLND
- a CDS encoding ABC transporter permease, coding for MLKGYGAVILDGAWLTLQLALSSMALAIVLGLIGVALRLSPVRWLAWLGDLYSTVIRGIPDLVLILLIFYGGQDLLNRVAPMLGYDDYIDLNPLAAGIGTLGFIFGAYLSETFRGAFMAIPKGQAEAGMAYGMSSFQVFFRVMVPQMIRLAIPGFTNNWLVLTKATALISVVGLQDMMFKAKQAADATREPFTFFLAVAAMYLVITSVSLLILRQLEKRYSVGVRAADL
- a CDS encoding ABC transporter permease — translated: MIFDYNVIWEAMPLYLGGLLTTLKLLALSLFFGLLAALPLGLMRVSKNPVVNGAAWLYTYVIRGTPMLVQLFLIYYGLAQFEAVRESFLWPWLSSATFCACLAFAVNTSAYTAEIIAGSLKATPNGEIEAAKAMGMSRFKLYKRILLPSALRRALPQYSNEVIMMLQTTSLASIVTLIDITGAARTVNAQFYLPFEAYITAGVFYLCLTFILVKLFKLAERRWLSYLAPRKH
- a CDS encoding ABC transporter substrate-binding protein, translated to MKKLVLLGALALSVLSMNAFADEKPLKIGIEAAYPPFASKAPDGSIVGFDYDIGNALCEQMQVKCVWVEQEFDGLIPALKVRKIDAILSSMSITEDRKKSVDFTNKYYNTPARLVMKQGAVVSDNLSELKGKNIGVQRGSIHERFAREVLAPLGAEIKPYGSQNEIYLDVAAGRLDGTVADATLLQDGFLNTDSGKGFAFVGPQFTDVKYFGDGVGIAVRKGDALKDKINAAIAAIRENGKYKAIQDKYFAFDIYGK